The DNA segment AAAATTTACTAGCTCATGATTGGGCTGAGTGCAAACTTGCAGTACTATTTGTGCTGCAAGCCTGTTGATATGCGTAATGGCTTTGATGGACTGGCCGGAATCGTGCGCAATATATTGAAGCAGGATCCTGTCAGTGGTTCCGTTTTCATTTTTATAAATCGCACCGGAACACATATAAAGCTGTTATTTTGGGACGGAGATGGTTTTGCCTTGTTTTACAAACGTCTGGAGCGAGGTAGATATTTTCTAGAAGACCAGGATAAAACAACACCATTACGACTCATTACCCGGGAAGAGTTGATGATGATTTTGGAAGGTCTTTCCTTTAAAAATTTGAAACGAAAAAAGCGATTTAAAATCAGCTGATTTTTGTTGTTAAATAACTGTAAAATATAGGTTTAAATATTTGTCAGTCAAATATTTAATATTATATTTGTGTATGAAAAAACAGCACATTTCACATAGCCAAAATACTGCTCAACTGGAGGCCAAAATATCGGCTCTGAAAGCGGATCTTTTGGAGAAAGAAGCTGTTATTTCAGAAAAAGACTCTTCTATACAAAAGCTTACGCAGGATGTAGAACATCTTGCTTTTCAGAATGATCAGATGCGTCGTTTAATATTCGGGTCCAAACGAGAACGCTTCATTCCTCAGGTTCATCCCGATCAACTTACATTGTCTTTCGAAGAGGAGGTTGCTGCTGTTTCCAAAGCTGTTAAAGAAGAGCAGGAAAAGATCCGTGTTGAGTATGAACGCAGGAAAGTCAGAAAAGAACATCCTGGCCGTATGCAACTGCCTGATCACTTGCCTGTTAACGAAATTATTTTAGAGCCGGAGCAAGACACTACAGGCATGATATGTATTGGTAAGGAAGTCACTGAGGAGCTGGATTATACACCTGCCAAGTTGTTTAAGAACCATTACATCCGTTACAAATTTATTACCAAAGAGGACGAGAAAGCCGATCAAAAGCAAGTAATTGCTCCTTTAAACAGACCTCTTCATAAATGCATCGCCAGTGCCAATCTGCTAGGAATGATCTTTACCAATAAATACCTCTACCACTTACCGATTTACCGCACCCGCCAGATGCTCATCCAAATGGGAGTTACCATTCCGGACTCCACGCTGGAATCATGGATAAAACTTGGAGCCAATTTATTGCGACCTTTATACGTGGTACATCGATTACATGTTTTCAGGGAAATTTATCAGATGATCGATGAATCACCAATAAAAGTGCAGGATCGCAACAAAAAAGGAACGTGTCACCAGGGGTACATGTGGGTTCGGTATGCCCCATTGTCAAAAAGCGTGCTGTTTGAGTACTACAAGAGCCGATCGGCCAATGGCCCCATCGACGACTTGAGTTCGTTCCGTGGATTTGTTCAAACCGACGGTTATAGTGGCTATACCTTTTTGGCAAAAAAAGCAGGACTGACTCATTTATCATGCTGGGCACATGCCAGACGGTATTTTGATGCCGCACTGAAGAACGATCAGGAACGAGCTTCGCATGTGCTAAGCCTCATTCAGCTTCTCTATGCCATTGAGGCTATTGCACGGGAACAAAATCTATCCCATGAGCAACGGCATGCTCTGCGGCTGGAAAAAGCTCTGCCTGTAATTAACGAAATTGGAGCATACATTAACAAGCACAAAGGATCTGTAATACCAAGAAGTCCTCTGGGCAAAGCTTTTGAATATTGCAAAAATCGCTGGACAAGCCTGCAGAACTATCTTACCAACGGAATGCTGGAGATAGACAGCAATCTGGTTGAGAACTCTATTCGCCCTCTGGCTCTGGGACGTAAGAACTATTTGTTTGCCGGTTCACATGATGCTGCCAGAAATATCGCAATGTTCTACAGCTTCTTTGGAACTTGCAAGAAACTTGACATTGATCCGCAAAAATGGCTAAAGTACGTCATGGAAAACATCCACATTACACCCGCCGAAAATTTCAAAGAACTTTTGCCGCAATTTATTGATAAAAGTTTGCTTCAGGAATAAGTATTTGCTCGGGCGGATACCTTTGTCTTTAATTTCCTCATAGATAGTGCCAATACCATCAACAAAAGAATCATAGTACGATTCTGCATCTCCCAGCCCGAAAAGCGCTACGGTTTTCCCGTTTAAATCGGCCTGTGCTAATTTCGGAAGAAAATCTTCCCAGTCATCTTGCAAATCGCCCACACCCCAGGTCGAGGTTCCTAGAATCAGGTTTTTACAATCTTCTATTTGAGCCACAGAAGCATCTGCCACGTTGATTAACTTAGCTCCATTTCCTAATTTTTCTACTATTTTTTCTCCTACAGACTCTGTGTTTCCTGTAGAAGACCCTACTAAAACTGCTGTTTTTTCCATAATTATTTTTCTTTTTTAATGTTGTTATGTTTCTTTTGTTTAAGTTCTTCCTCTTTTTTTTAGCATCCAATTTTCGTGTAAAAGCGAAAACGAACCGGCCATAAGAATTCTTGTACTTTGCTGGTCTTGTTGTAGATTAATTGTTCTGGTCATCATTTGATTTATTAAAAATGTTTATTCAAAAGTAACCTGACACTACAATTCAATCAATCCCAATTATTAACGAATTAAACAACTAAAAAAAACAGCGGCTCAATTATTTAATTACAGCATATTAATGTATATCAACACAATACAACGACAGCTAAATCAAACTCCCCATATGTTATTAGTAAATATTTATGACTCAGTCATAATGACATAAACTTGCTACAACATTACACTTCCTTTATTTTTTTACAGATAAAAGCAACGTTGGATAAGCATAGCTTCCATCGGGCTGCTTTGTTATAAATTCTCCAAAGTCTGCTTCACTAAGAGTTTTCTTGAGTTTTTCCTCTGGGATATTGTGAGAAGGGTATCCCAACACACGGGTCTGTAATTCAACTAAGGCAAGAACCATTTCTTCTTGTTGAGACAGCATTTTGTCACATACATGGTTCGAAACGAAAATACCGCCCATCTTCATCGATCGGTTCACTCTTTTCAGAAAGTTGGCAAATTGACCATTGGCTGCTAATCCGTATAAAAAATGAGAACTAAAGAACAGGTCGGAGATCTATAGCGAAGCACTCAAACCTTTTTAAATGCATTTTTTCTGCTCCAAACTATTGTTTTCCAAACTTTTGAGAGTTTAAAGCCGAAAGTTGATTAGCAGCTTGTTTAAGCGCCATGTAAATCACTTCTGACTTCCGTCCTCGTTGCATCTTGTAAATTCATAACTAATAGGTATTACATTTTAACTAAACGCCTAATATGAACGCAGCAACTCATAACATCTTATGACTTTACATCGTTTACTATAAAGTTTATTTATAAAAGTGTTATGATTGCAATCATTAATTAAATAAAATCTAATAACAAGAAATGAACAGACGACTATTCCTTAAAACTATGGGTATTGGAACCCTTGGTTTATGTAGCGTTGAAACTTTAATGGGAAATACGCTTAACAACATGCAGAATACTCAAAAACTATTTCCTCCCGAAGAACTTAAAACGTCATTAGAAGATTATTTTGGCAAATACTTTAGAGGTGGACTCTTTGACCCTAATGTACCTTTGCCAGATGGCAAAATACTAATTGCAGATAGCTTTGAGATAGAAACCGTTACTGAAAAGAATAATATATTTGATATTGCAGATATAGTAATAGAACATTGTGACGCAATTGGTTTTGATGCTTCAGCATTAAAGGATGGAGTTATACCTAAAGGTATGGAAATAAATAAAAGAGGTGTAGTAATTAGGCAACCAGAGATGCATCAATATTTAAAAATTGACGAATTAGTAGCGTATGATGCAATAGTTAAGTACAATAACGGTTTTTCTATAAAATCATTACTTCCTCCTAAAGATTGGAAGACCATAAAAAATATTAAAGAGACTATGTCTTTGCCTAAGGGAAAAATTTATGAAGACAAAAAAAATGAATTGACTATATTGAAAGGAGATTTTAATTATGATTCTAAAATATCAGTACAAAGCATAAAGCCGAATTTAACTTTTCCTCCTGATCAATATATTCGGATTGCTATTTCAAAGGATATTGTTATGGATTATTTTAATGAAGAAACAAAAAAAGTGATTAACCAAATAAAAACTATTTGATATGAGTTATTTTATTGTAAGAGTAGATTGGGACAAATGTATATTGTGCGAAAGTTGTGAACTTGTATGTCCTACAAGTGCAATAATAATAAATCCTTGTTCAAATGAAGAAATTAAACTTTATCCTTCTCTTTGTACGGGATGTCAAGCATGCTTAAGATCATGTCCTACAGAGGCAATATATTGCGTAGAGTCTGTAGGATAATTAAATGCTATATTTTGAAACAATACCTTTTCTTAATAATCTTGATGCATTTTTATACTATTAGTGATTGTCAAAACAATAACATAAAAGGCATTATAAGAAATAGTGCATTGGCAACTCCGGTTGCTAATGCAAACATTATTTTAAGTAATAACGAATCCGATCAATTTATAACAGGTACTATTAGTAATAAAAATGGTGCTTTTAGAATTAGTAAACCAAATAATAATTGTGTTACCCTTACGGTGAGTCGTTTGGGTTATGTTTCTAAGAAAGTTCTAATTAATTCTAATACCTATTCAAATCCTTTTTATATTGAATTAACTCCTGATACCATAACTATAGAAGAAGTCACTGTAGTTTGGAAACCCCTTATAGATTATAACGAGGAGGGTGATGTTGCCTTAAATGTTGATCAAATGGGGAATGTAGAGAAATTATTCCTTTCTGATATTATTACGAACATTCCAGGTTTATCAATAGATATTGATGGTAATGTTTTATATGGCGGTTATCATGTTTTTACAACGCTTATAAATGGGGAACGTATGGGGAGTTATTATAGAGGAAAGCCTGGTTTTATACTTGCAGGTATTGAGGCTAAAAATATTAAGCGGATTGAGGTAATAACTGAACCTAACGGACGCTTTGGTTTTTATACCCCGGTAATTAATATTATCCCTAAAGGAGATTTGCAGGATATTTATTATGCATCGGCGGATGTGGGCACTAAAGATAAATATGCTTTAAATCTGGATTTTACTAAAAAATTTAAGAAGCTAACCTTTAGGCCTTCTATAACTTATGAAAACACTCAATACACCACAAAAGAAGAGGAAGAGCGAAGTGATATTGAGGCAACAACAACTCAGGCAATAAATAATTTGAAAACAAATAAACAAATAGCTCCTTCAATGGAGGTGGACTATGCATTTAATCGTGACCAAAGGCTCTCTTTGGATATGGATTATACCAGTACAAACTTTAGTAATAATAGAAATTTAACTTATCTGGATGGGATTAATATTTGCGATTTATTAAGCAATAAATCATCGGCATATAATTTATCGGCAGCATACTACAAAAGATTAAATATTGGTTTTGGTCAATATGGAATAATAAATGCCAAAGCATCTGTAACCGAAAATAAAGATAATGAAACACAAGATCAGTGGATTTTGGATAAACAAGACAAGTATCAAACAGAAAGTTCGAATAAGAATTATGATGCTTCTTTATTTTTCAACTATAATTATCATAAAAAGGGACTGTTTGTTAGTGCTAATGCAAATGTGAGTTATAGTTACTATACCAGAAAATATAACAGAGAAATATTTGATATAACTGATAATCTCTGGCATGAACAATATTTATATGAAAATAATACAACCACACGCATATTCACAGCTTCCTTGAGCCCATATGCCAGTTATTTGATACGTACTCCAAAAAAAACAAGCCACTATTTTAAATTGACATTGGCTTCCTATTTGCGTAATGAAGATAATGAAAATACACAACAAGTATTGGAGTCATCAAGTATTATTTATTATACCCAAAACTTTAAGTATCGTTATTCAATGAAAAAAGAAAAGGAACTTATGTTTTTAATAAATAATAGGATAACACCACCTACATACAAACAGTTACACCAACCTTTAACTTATGTAAACGATTATACTATGCAACAAGGAAACAACGGTTTAGAACAGGCTTACAATATTGAAGGGGTATTGAGTTTTTGTAAAAACACCAATTACATTGCAATTAGCAAAGGAGTAAGTTCTAAAGGCAAGGATAAAGAGAAGATAGCGTATGATTTTAAAATACGTTTTAATTACCGAAATAAAGAAATTGTTCAGGATGTAATTATAAATGAGGATAACAGTATTATTTATACTTGGAAGAATGCTAAAGAGAGTTTTACTTCAGCATTTGATTCAAAGGTTGATTGGAATGTAAATAAATATATTAGACTATCAGGAGGTTTATCATACAATTACAGAGTTTTTAATACAATTACTCGCTCCGAAAATAAAGACTGGCAGGGAAATGTACGTTTATCAGGAACCTTGCCTGTTGATATAAAATTTGATATTCAAAGTACCTATCACTCTCAGGAACAGAATTACAATACAACAACTTGCGAATACTATGATATGCAGGCCAGGTTAAGTCGCTTTTTTTTAAGAAACAAATTACGTATTTCACTATCAGCTCAAAACCTTTTGTCACATAATGGTATTAAAACAGAATATAAAGATGATGAAAGCAATATTATAACTCAAAAGTATCCAGAATCTCCCATTGTATGGTTAAAGGCAAATTATTTGTTGTTTAGTTATTATAAAAAGAGGTAGGGTTTGCAGCTTCGGGATGAGTCGGAACCCCTACACCAACCAAAACACCACCACCACAACAATACCTGCCAGAATAAACCACTTCCCCCTTCCCTTTACACTTTTTTTACCTCTGGAAAGAAACAAACCTGAGATGGCAAAAAAGATAAGCGACACTGCAAAAAAATCGGCCATATATAGAGACTGTAAACTCAACTCTGTCCATAATTTAAAAATTATATTTTTGAGGATTATGGAAAAAAAAGAATTGAACCCCGAGTATATCGCTATGCGTGATATGGCACTCGAACAGTTAAAGAGCGGTAAATCCCTGACGGGTAAGGGTGGAGTATTTGCACCCATTATAAAGGAGTTTTTGGAGAGCGCTTTGGAGGCCGAGATGGACGAGCATTTGACCTCCGAGCGGCGCTCCCAGGGCAATAAGCGCAACGGCAAGGGTAACAAAACGGTTAGATCCGAAGGCGGTAGTGTGGACATTGAACCGCCCTATGACCGCCACGGGGATTTTGAGCCCGAAATAGTAAAGAAGCGGCAGACCGTTTTGGCAGACAGCCTTGCCCCCAAGATTATTAGCCTTTACGGCAAGGGTATGAGCCTACGTGACATCGGATCATATATCCGGGACATGTACGACGTTGAGGTTTCCCCAACCGTTTTGAGCAACATTACCGACAGGGTGATCCCACAGGTCAAGGAGTGGCAGAACCGCCCCCTAGACGATGTTTACCCCATTGTTTGGATGGATGCTATGCACTACAAGGTAAGGGACGGGGGAAGGGTAGTATCGCGCGCCGTATACAATATTTTGGCTATCAACAAAAGCGGCAGGAAGGAACTCATAGGGATGTACATTTCCGAAAGCGAGGGCGCTAACTTCTGGCTGTCGGTATTGACAGACCTAAAGAGCCGCGGAGTAAAGGATATCCTGATTGCCTGTACGGATAATCTGACGGGTTTTTCACAGGCGATATTAAGCATATTCCCCGATACAGAAATTCAAAAGTGCGTGATACACCAAATTCGGAATTCGCTCAAATACGTGGTCTCCAAAGACCAGAAAGAATTTATGAAGGACTTGAAAAAAGTGTACCAAGCCCCAACCAAGTCACAAGCCGAGAGCGAGCCGAGAGCGAGCTGATTAACCTAGAAGTAACGTGGGGCAAAAAGTACCCCGTGGTGCTGCGCTCGTGGAACGACAACTGGGAGGAGCTGTCCGCTTACTTTAAATATGACGCCCCCATTAGGAAGCTGATTTATACCACAAACGCCGTCGAAGGCTTCCACAGGCAGGTTCGCAAGGTAACCAAGACCAAGGGTGCGTTTTCCAGCGACATGGCTTTGATGAAACTCATTTATCTGGCCACCGAAAACATATCGAAAAAGTGGACTCAACCCATACAGAACTGGGCATTGACAGCCCAGCAGCTTTGTATCATGTTTGAGGGGAGGTTTGTTATCAATCTGTGAGCACACACCAAATTATAAAAGCGAAGGTAGGTCCGCTTATGAGTTCTGCCAAGGGTATATAAACGGCTTCGTACCTCAGCCGCCCTTGGCAAAAATCATAAGCTCCCCGATGAAGCTTTTAGAAATTGGTTAAAAGAAAAATAATGAGTTAATTTGAAATCGTAAAAAAACAACAGGACAGAGTTCAGCTAACATTCCCCCTCGGGATAATACTATTCTTCTGCTTTTATTTTCTCGGCACGTAGATATATTTTCTCAAAATCTTTTTTTATGGTATATCCTTCTATTTTATTATCCTTGACGACCTCTCCATTATACAGGACTACTCGACCCGGCATATTGAACTTTATAGCGATTTGTTTACCCTTGGCATTTTTAGTTCTTATATACACTACAAAATCTCCCAATACATCCTGCTCATCGAATTTCTCTCCCATTGGTGTACGATACTCTTCCGAAAGCAACTCAGGCTCTGATTCTTCTTTGTTTTTCTCATCCGGAAAACGAAGATGATAATCATCCCATCTTTTTTTATCATTTTTCTCGCTAACATCCAGGGCTACCAGGCCATCTCCATCTGTAAAATAAAGAACATCATCTGCTAGCACCAAGTTTGAAGTAATGTTTGATACAGAAGAAAATTCCCAATCTACTTTGCCTGTCCTAAGATTAAATGCCCTAATTGCATTCCTATTTGCTTGTAAATAAAGGAAGTTATCATTTATCGATTTCGGGCCATTGGGATACCAAGCTATCAAATCTCCCTCAGGAATTTCATACACCCAACCTTTACGAGGATACCTTAAATTAGTATACTCAATTCTATCATCCTCTGTCCATCTAACAAAACCATGCTTTGAAGCATAAAGTAGATTATAATACCCTATGTTATTATATGGGGCTCGCTTCACCTTGCCTGTTTTAATATTTATTACACCAAAGTTTTCTTCTCCCACATCCAACCACAATGAATTTCTTATAATATATGAAACATAAGACGTACTTGAAGATTCCGACACTATACTTTTCTCCCACTGCAACTTACCCGATAACCTATTGGTACAGGTAATAGTTCTACTTACATAACTTATCCCAGACCTTTCTTTTTTGGGCATCTTTTTGACTTTTACAACAATCTCATATTCCTTGTATTGAAACATTCGCTCAGGTGCAGGTTCTTTACGCTTTAATAATTGACCAGTTGTATGATCTATCTCGTATAATTGACCATTCCTATTAATAAAAGGTATGCCCATGTATAAATAATTCGTTTGCCTAATAAACTTACAGCTATCAACCGACCACTCTATAACACCATTTGCTTTATGATAAGCATTTATCTCTCCATTAGAACTGGCAGGTACTATAATAAGACTATCTGTTAGTACCATATTCCCACGGGTATTATCATAGCTACATTCCGACTGCCACAAAAGCTTTTTAGTATTGATATCGACACACCGCAACAATCTACGATTATATAAAAACAATAAACTGTCGTCTATTATTATGGTAGAACCATCTAGGCCTTTTCGTGATATTATCGTACCCAAAAACCTCGTTTCCTG comes from the Saccharicrinis fermentans DSM 9555 = JCM 21142 genome and includes:
- the tnpC gene encoding IS66 family transposase, producing the protein MKKQHISHSQNTAQLEAKISALKADLLEKEAVISEKDSSIQKLTQDVEHLAFQNDQMRRLIFGSKRERFIPQVHPDQLTLSFEEEVAAVSKAVKEEQEKIRVEYERRKVRKEHPGRMQLPDHLPVNEIILEPEQDTTGMICIGKEVTEELDYTPAKLFKNHYIRYKFITKEDEKADQKQVIAPLNRPLHKCIASANLLGMIFTNKYLYHLPIYRTRQMLIQMGVTIPDSTLESWIKLGANLLRPLYVVHRLHVFREIYQMIDESPIKVQDRNKKGTCHQGYMWVRYAPLSKSVLFEYYKSRSANGPIDDLSSFRGFVQTDGYSGYTFLAKKAGLTHLSCWAHARRYFDAALKNDQERASHVLSLIQLLYAIEAIAREQNLSHEQRHALRLEKALPVINEIGAYINKHKGSVIPRSPLGKAFEYCKNRWTSLQNYLTNGMLEIDSNLVENSIRPLALGRKNYLFAGSHDAARNIAMFYSFFGTCKKLDIDPQKWLKYVMENIHITPAENFKELLPQFIDKSLLQE
- a CDS encoding TonB-dependent receptor, coding for MKQYLFLIILMHFYTISDCQNNNIKGIIRNSALATPVANANIILSNNESDQFITGTISNKNGAFRISKPNNNCVTLTVSRLGYVSKKVLINSNTYSNPFYIELTPDTITIEEVTVVWKPLIDYNEEGDVALNVDQMGNVEKLFLSDIITNIPGLSIDIDGNVLYGGYHVFTTLINGERMGSYYRGKPGFILAGIEAKNIKRIEVITEPNGRFGFYTPVINIIPKGDLQDIYYASADVGTKDKYALNLDFTKKFKKLTFRPSITYENTQYTTKEEEERSDIEATTTQAINNLKTNKQIAPSMEVDYAFNRDQRLSLDMDYTSTNFSNNRNLTYLDGINICDLLSNKSSAYNLSAAYYKRLNIGFGQYGIINAKASVTENKDNETQDQWILDKQDKYQTESSNKNYDASLFFNYNYHKKGLFVSANANVSYSYYTRKYNREIFDITDNLWHEQYLYENNTTTRIFTASLSPYASYLIRTPKKTSHYFKLTLASYLRNEDNENTQQVLESSSIIYYTQNFKYRYSMKKEKELMFLINNRITPPTYKQLHQPLTYVNDYTMQQGNNGLEQAYNIEGVLSFCKNTNYIAISKGVSSKGKDKEKIAYDFKIRFNYRNKEIVQDVIINEDNSIIYTWKNAKESFTSAFDSKVDWNVNKYIRLSGGLSYNYRVFNTITRSENKDWQGNVRLSGTLPVDIKFDIQSTYHSQEQNYNTTTCEYYDMQARLSRFFLRNKLRISLSAQNLLSHNGIKTEYKDDESNIITQKYPESPIVWLKANYLLFSYYKKR
- a CDS encoding flavodoxin domain-containing protein is translated as MEKTAVLVGSSTGNTESVGEKIVEKLGNGAKLINVADASVAQIEDCKNLILGTSTWGVGDLQDDWEDFLPKLAQADLNGKTVALFGLGDAESYYDSFVDGIGTIYEEIKDKGIRPSKYLFLKQTFINKLRQKFFEIFGGCNVDVFHDVL
- a CDS encoding 4Fe-4S binding protein, encoding MSYFIVRVDWDKCILCESCELVCPTSAIIINPCSNEEIKLYPSLCTGCQACLRSCPTEAIYCVESVG
- the tnpB gene encoding IS66 family insertion sequence element accessory protein TnpB (TnpB, as the term is used for proteins encoded by IS66 family insertion elements, is considered an accessory protein, since TnpC, encoded by a neighboring gene, is a DDE family transposase.), which codes for MIGLSANLQYYLCCKPVDMRNGFDGLAGIVRNILKQDPVSGSVFIFINRTGTHIKLLFWDGDGFALFYKRLERGRYFLEDQDKTTPLRLITREELMMILEGLSFKNLKRKKRFKIS
- a CDS encoding outer membrane protein assembly factor BamB family protein yields the protein MKLFRIIFIALFSVTAITASGQSVYKVDSLKREARAKLDIFKQVQKDSISKTSLKYKTARQNFLDAFFKYRDMKSDSIFDSRIRQRDSLYTQETRFLGTIISRKGLDGSTIIIDDSLLFLYNRRLLRCVDINTKKLLWQSECSYDNTRGNMVLTDSLIIVPASSNGEINAYHKANGVIEWSVDSCKFIRQTNYLYMGIPFINRNGQLYEIDHTTGQLLKRKEPAPERMFQYKEYEIVVKVKKMPKKERSGISYVSRTITCTNRLSGKLQWEKSIVSESSSTSYVSYIIRNSLWLDVGEENFGVINIKTGKVKRAPYNNIGYYNLLYASKHGFVRWTEDDRIEYTNLRYPRKGWVYEIPEGDLIAWYPNGPKSINDNFLYLQANRNAIRAFNLRTGKVDWEFSSVSNITSNLVLADDVLYFTDGDGLVALDVSEKNDKKRWDDYHLRFPDEKNKEESEPELLSEEYRTPMGEKFDEQDVLGDFVVYIRTKNAKGKQIAIKFNMPGRVVLYNGEVVKDNKIEGYTIKKDFEKIYLRAEKIKAEE